The genomic interval TTATTTCCAATTTGTAGAGTTACTTTGTGGATTAAAAACATATGAACAGGTCCGTATAAAATTGCACCGTACCAAGTCATTCCAGCGGATTTGCCTTCGTAATCTTGGTCTGTCAAACAATATTTGTGATGTCTTATGTGATTGAATTTAACAGCGTGAATAGACGTCATCATTAAAATACTGTTTATGTACAACGACAACCAAGTCAAAAATTTATTTGTCCCAAGTGAATTATGGAAACCGTTATGAACTTGTCGAAGCCCAGTCAAAAAGAAAAATGCTGAAAAGGGTAATGCTATAATGTAGTAGCCAAAATAAGCAAGTGATATTGAAATTAAAAACCAAGGTATTGTCAAGTTGTTCTCAATTAGCATTTCTTTGAAAGACAAACTTTTCAAGTCTTTCCATTCAACCTTTTTTAGTATTTCTTGATGTGTCATATTTTCTACGGTTGTCGGTTAAAATATCTGCTAACTTAGTTATCTGCGCTACATAATTACCCTATTTGTAATTAAAGTGTTGTATAGGCGCAACTTTGTTTCGTTTTATTTTTCAATCAAATATATTAAAATTCGCTTCAAGTCGTCAAATGGACTTCTGATCTTCTGAATGACCAGCCAACCGCATTAAAATGATTTCATGAACTGACATTTCAAACAAAAGGATGGGCCTTTTAAACACTTTGACGATTCGTTTCTTATTTTCGCAGCATTACAACAACTGAAATTATTTGCAAGTATGAAATACTATTCTTTTTTGCTGCTTTTATTGCTATCGGGCTTTTCGTTTTCTCAAAAAAGCTCCGGGTCGGACTCTACAATCATTCGACAGTTCTTCGACGAAGCTTTGGTGAGAGGGAAATCTCATGAAGATCTGCGTTCATTATGTAAAGGAATCGGAGCAAGACTTTCGGGTTCTGCTCAGGCTCAAATGGCTGTTGAATGGGGAAAACGAAAAATGGAATCTTACGGTTTTGATAAAATTTACCTACAACCGATTATGGTTCCACACTGGGAAAGAGGAAACAAAGAAGTTGCTTGGTATCAAAGTGGATCAGGAGATGCAATTCCTGTTGATATTTTAGCCCTTGGAGGATCTATTGGAACAAACGGAACTTTGAAAGCAGAAGTCATTGAATTCAAATCATTGGACGAATTAAAAAAAGCAACAAAAGCAAGTGTTCAAGGGAAAATTGTCTTTTTGAATCAACCAATGAATGCTGCAAATATTGTTACGTTTCAAGCTTACGGAGGTTGTTACGGAATTCGTGGTCAAGGAGCTGTTGAAAGCGCAAAACTGGGCGCTGTAGGAGTTGTGATTCGTTCGTTGGCTTTGCCTGATGATCATTTTCCTCACACAGGATCGATGTATTACGAAGACGGTGTTTCAAAAATTCCCGCTGGAGCTTTGTCCACAATTTCTTCTAATGAACTCTCAAAAGCACTTTCAAAAGGCAAAGTAAATCTGATTCTGGAAATGGATTGTAGAGATTTTCCCGATGAACCTTCTTTCAATGTGATGTGCGAAATCACTGGTAAAGAAAAGCCCAATGAAATTATCACCATTGGCGGACATTTAGATTCCTGGGATGCAGGTGAAGGAGCTCACGACGATGGTGCTGGAATCGTTCACTGCTTGGAAGCATTGCGCATTTTGAAAGAAACAGGTGTTCAACCAAAGCATACAATTCGTGTGGTTTTCTTTATGAATGAAGAGAACGGAAACAAAGGCGGAATTAGCTACGCTGAATGGGCAAAAAAAGAGAATCAGAAACAAATTGCAGCTGTTGAAAGTGATCGGGGTGGATTTAGTCCAGAAGGTTTTGAGTGTGATGGCGCAGAATCTTACATACAACTAATGAAAGGATTCTCAACAGTTCTGGCGCCTTATGGGTTGCATCATTTTGAAGCTGGTTATGGCGGAGTAGATATTAGTCCTTTGAAAAAATCCTATGAAGGTATTCCACTTTTCGGATTCGTTCCAGATTCACAACGTTATTTTGATTTTCATCATGCTGCAAGCGATATTTTTGAAAGTGTCAACAAACGAGAACTCGAATTAGGTTGCGCAAGTATGGCCGCTTTTGTTTATTTGTTAGATAAATCTTTATAATATGCCAGAACAAAACAATTTCGTAGGAAGACCAAATCCAGAATTCGCACCTGCTTATGCGAAGTATTATTTTGAGCGAACAATTGGGCAAGACGACTTAATGCTTGCCTTGCAAAAAGATATGGATAACACCGTGAAATTTATTGCAAGTCTACCAGACGATAAAGAAAATTATCAATATGCCGATGATAAATGGACGTTGAAAGGTGTCATTCTTCATTTTATTGAAACAGAACGCATTTTTCAATACCGTGCACTTCGGTTTTCGCGCAAAGATAAGACTGAAATTGAAGGATTTGATGAAGGTTGGTACAGTCAACACAATAACACCGATCAACGCACATTTCAAGATTTAATGTTAGAATTTATAGATGTTCGCAAAGCAAGTATTTCTCTTTTCAAAGGAATGAATACTGCAATGTTGGATTCTGTTGGAACGGCAAACAATAGCCCGAATACCCCCCGAAATTTGGGCTGGATTATGGTTGGACACGTAATTCACCACTGCAATATTATCAAAGAACGCTATTTAGTAGATGATGATGAAGCCTTTTGAATGATTAATGATAAAGTATTTCATTATTAAGCCAGATTCCATTCTTGATAATTGATAATTTCTATTGCCTTTACTCCTAATTCTACCCCTGTTCATTTCTTGGTTAAGAAATTTTCATAAGAATTTGGTAATATAAGCGCTAATACTTCTAAATTTGCACTCTGAACCATTTCTCAAATATTGAATTGATGGATGGAAAATGAACAAGTATGACAGATATTTTTGATAAAATTGAACGTAATCGTGGACCTATTGGACAATACTCTAAAGGAGTTCACGGTTATTTCACCTTTCCAAAATTAGAAGGTGAACTAGGTAACAAAATGATTTTCCGCGGAAAAGAATGTTTGGTTTGGTCTTTAAACAACTACCTAGGATTAGCAAATCATCCAGAAGTTCGTAAAGCTGACGCAGATGCTGCAGCACAATACGGATTGGCTTACCCAATGGGGGCTCGTATGATGACTGGTCAAACTAGCGAACACGAGAAGTTGGAAAATGAGTTGGCTGAATTCATGGGAATGGAGGATTGTATCCTTTTGAACTTTGGATACCAAGGAATGGTTTCTGCAATTGACTGTTTGGTTGACCGCAGTGATATCATTGTTTATGACTCAGAAGCTCACGCTTGTATTTTGGATGGTATGCGTTTACACACAGGTAAGCGTTTCGTATTCCAACACAACGACATGGAAAGCTTTGACAAACAAATGAGAAATGCTACTCGTTTGGCTGAAACAACTGGTGGTGGTATTTTAGTTATTACTGAAGGTGTTTTCGGAATGGCTGGAGATCAAGGTCGTTTGAAAGACATTATCGAATTCCGTAAGTCAGGTAAATACAACTTCCGTTTATTCGTTGATGATGCTCACGGATTTGGTACATTGGGAGAAACTGGACAAGGTGCTGGAGAAGCTCAAGGTGTTCAAAATGAAATCGATGTATTATTCGGAACTTTTGCAAAATCAATGTCTTCAATTGGAGGGTTTATTTGTGCCAAAGAATCAATTATCGAATACTTCCGTTACAACATGCGTTCGCAAATGTTCGCAAAAGCATTGCCAATCACTATTACAATTGGTGCGCGCAAGCGTTTAGAGTTGTTGCGTACACGTCCAGAATTGAAAGCTAAATTGTGGGAAATTGCAGATGCTCTTCAATCAGGATTTAAAAATGCTGGTTTTGATATCGGTGCTTCAAATTCTCCTGTAACTCCAGTTTTCATGAAAGGAAACTTGGCAGAAGCAACGAATTTGACATTTGACTTACGCGAGAACTACAATATTTTCTGTTCAATTGTCATTTATCCTGTAGTTCCTAAAGACGTAATTATGCTGCGTATTATTCCAACTGCAGCTCACACTTTGGAGGATGTAAATTACACCATTGAAACATTCAAAAAATTGAAAGACAAATTAGACGCTGGTGCTTACAAAGCAGATGAATTAGCAGCTGTTGAAGTTGACAAGAAAAAGTAAAAGAAAGCACTGCTTTCGATTAAAGACAAGCGTTAGCGCAGTCATGTAAAGTCATAATTAACTAGAGAGAGGTCTACTTATCTCTAGTTAGAAAAAATTAAACCCTGATCCCGTATATACGAGATCAGGGTTTTTTCATGCTTTCAACTAACATTCTCAGTGAATTACGAACAATTCGAC from Fluviicola taffensis DSM 16823 carries:
- a CDS encoding fatty acid desaturase, yielding MTHQEILKKVEWKDLKSLSFKEMLIENNLTIPWFLISISLAYFGYYIIALPFSAFFFLTGLRQVHNGFHNSLGTNKFLTWLSLYINSILMMTSIHAVKFNHIRHHKYCLTDQDYEGKSAGMTWYGAILYGPVHMFLIHKVTLQIGNKNYKRNVILELISIVIFAAIVFYFRIDFLIYHIIVMLVGEFLMAFIN
- a CDS encoding aminotransferase class I/II-fold pyridoxal phosphate-dependent enzyme yields the protein MTDIFDKIERNRGPIGQYSKGVHGYFTFPKLEGELGNKMIFRGKECLVWSLNNYLGLANHPEVRKADADAAAQYGLAYPMGARMMTGQTSEHEKLENELAEFMGMEDCILLNFGYQGMVSAIDCLVDRSDIIVYDSEAHACILDGMRLHTGKRFVFQHNDMESFDKQMRNATRLAETTGGGILVITEGVFGMAGDQGRLKDIIEFRKSGKYNFRLFVDDAHGFGTLGETGQGAGEAQGVQNEIDVLFGTFAKSMSSIGGFICAKESIIEYFRYNMRSQMFAKALPITITIGARKRLELLRTRPELKAKLWEIADALQSGFKNAGFDIGASNSPVTPVFMKGNLAEATNLTFDLRENYNIFCSIVIYPVVPKDVIMLRIIPTAAHTLEDVNYTIETFKKLKDKLDAGAYKADELAAVEVDKKK
- a CDS encoding DinB family protein yields the protein MPEQNNFVGRPNPEFAPAYAKYYFERTIGQDDLMLALQKDMDNTVKFIASLPDDKENYQYADDKWTLKGVILHFIETERIFQYRALRFSRKDKTEIEGFDEGWYSQHNNTDQRTFQDLMLEFIDVRKASISLFKGMNTAMLDSVGTANNSPNTPRNLGWIMVGHVIHHCNIIKERYLVDDDEAF
- a CDS encoding M20/M25/M40 family metallo-hydrolase: MKYYSFLLLLLLSGFSFSQKSSGSDSTIIRQFFDEALVRGKSHEDLRSLCKGIGARLSGSAQAQMAVEWGKRKMESYGFDKIYLQPIMVPHWERGNKEVAWYQSGSGDAIPVDILALGGSIGTNGTLKAEVIEFKSLDELKKATKASVQGKIVFLNQPMNAANIVTFQAYGGCYGIRGQGAVESAKLGAVGVVIRSLALPDDHFPHTGSMYYEDGVSKIPAGALSTISSNELSKALSKGKVNLILEMDCRDFPDEPSFNVMCEITGKEKPNEIITIGGHLDSWDAGEGAHDDGAGIVHCLEALRILKETGVQPKHTIRVVFFMNEENGNKGGISYAEWAKKENQKQIAAVESDRGGFSPEGFECDGAESYIQLMKGFSTVLAPYGLHHFEAGYGGVDISPLKKSYEGIPLFGFVPDSQRYFDFHHAASDIFESVNKRELELGCASMAAFVYLLDKSL